In a single window of the Manis pentadactyla isolate mManPen7 chromosome 14, mManPen7.hap1, whole genome shotgun sequence genome:
- the SLC38A4 gene encoding sodium-coupled neutral amino acid transporter 4 isoform X1, which produces MDPMELRNVNTEPDEDSTSGESVQDSYTGMGNSEKSAISSQFAHEDAESQKFLTNGFLGKKQLADYGDEHPGTTSFGMSSFNLSNAIMGSGILGLSYAVASTGIVAFVIMLLAMAILSLYSVHLLLKTAKEGGSLIYEKLGEKAFGWPGKIGAFISITMQNIGAMSSYLFIIKYELPEVIRAFMGLEENTGEWYLNGNYLVIFVSVGVILPLSLLKNLGYLGYTSGFSLTCMVFFVSVVIYKKFQIPCPLPILDHNAGNVTFNNTLPVHTVMLPNSSESSGVNFMLDYTRQSPAGLDGNQAKGSTHGTGVEYEAQSDDRCQPKYFVFNSRTAYAIPILAFAFVCHPEVLPIYSELKDRSQRKMQTVSNVSITGMLTLYLLAALFGYLTFYGEVEDELLHAYSRACTFDAPLLAVRLAVLVAVVLTVPIVLFPIRTSVTTLLFPRRPFSWIRHFLIAAMLLALNNVLVILVPTIKYIFGFIGASSATMLIFILPAVFYLKLVKKEPLGSPQKIGALVFLVVGIVFMIGSIALIITDWIYNPPYSKHH; this is translated from the exons ATGGATCCCATGGAACTGCGGAATGTCAACACTGAACCTGACGAGGACAGCACCAGTGGAGAAAGTGTCCAAGATAGCTACACTGGGATGGGAAATTCAGAAAAATCAGCAATAAGCAG TCAGTTTGCTCATGAAGACGCTGAAAGTCAGAAATTCCTGACAAATGGATTTCTGGGGAAAAAGCAGCTGGCAGATTACGGGGATGAACAC CCCGGAACCACCTCCTTCGGGATGTCTTCGTTCAACCTGAGCAACGCTATCATGGGCAGCGGCATCCTGGGCCTGTCCTACGCCGTGGCCAGCACGGGGATCGTAGCTTTCGT AATCATGCTTCTGGCTATGGCAATATTATCACTTTATTCAGTCCACCTTTTATTAAAGACCGCCAAGGAAGGAG GATCtttaatttatgaaaaattaGGGGAAAAAGCATTTGGATGGCCTGGGAAAATTGGAGCTTTTATTTCCATTACAATGCAGAACATTGGAG CAATGTCAAGCTACCTCTTTATCATTAAATACGAACTACCTGAAGTAATCAGAGCATTCATGGGACTTGAAGAAAATACAGG AGAATGGTACCTCAACGGCAACTACCTCGTCATATTTGTGTCTGTTGGAGTCATTCTTCCACTGTCTCTTCTTAAAAACTTAG GTTACCTTGGTTACACCAGCGGATTTTCTCTGACCTGCATGGTGTTTTTTGTCAGTGTG GTGATTTATAAGAAATTCCAAATACCCTGCCCTCTGCCCATTCTGGATCATAATGCTGGAAATGTGACATTCAACAATACGCTTCCAGTGCACACGGTAATGTTGCCCAACAGCTCTGAGAGCAGCGGCGTGAACTTCATGCTGGATTACACCcgccagagccctgcagggctgGACGGGAACCAGGCCAAGGGCTCTACTCACGGGACTGGAGTAGAATACGAAGCTCAAAGTGATGACAGATGTCAACCCAAATACTTTGTGTTCAACTCGCGG ACGGCCTATGCAATTCCTATCCTAGCGTTTGCCTTTGTGTGCCACCCCGAGGTCCTTCCCATCTACAGCGAGCTTAAAGA TCGGTCCCAGAGGAAGATGCAAACCGTGTCGAATGTTTCCATCACTGGGATGCTGACTCTGTACCTCCTGGCCGCCCTCTTTGGTTACCTGACCTTCTATG GAGAGGTTGAAGATGAGCTGCTCCACGCCTACAGCAGGGCCTGCACGTTTGATGCCCCCCTCCTCGCAGTGCGGCTGGCTGTCCTCGTGGCCGTGGTGCTCACCGTGCCCATCGTCTTGTTCCCA ATTCGGACATCAGTGACCACACTGTTATTTCCCAGAAGACCCTTCAGCTGGATAAGACATTTCCTGATTGCAGCCATGCTTCTTGCACTTAATAATGTCTTGGTCATCCTTGTACCAACTATAAAATACATCTTTGGGTTCATTG GGGCATCTTCCGCCACTATGCTGATTTTCATTCTTCCAGCAGTTTTTTATCTTAAACTTGTCAAGAAAGAGCCTCTCGGGTCTCCCCAAAAGATTGGG
- the SLC38A4 gene encoding sodium-coupled neutral amino acid transporter 4 isoform X2, with protein sequence MDPMELRNVNTEPDEDSTSGESVQDSYTGMGNSEKSAISSQFAHEDAESQKFLTNGFLGKKQLADYGDEHPGTTSFGMSSFNLSNAIMGSGILGLSYAVASTGIVAFVIMLLAMAILSLYSVHLLLKTAKEGGSLIYEKLGEKAFGWPGKIGAFISITMQNIGAMSSYLFIIKYELPEVIRAFMGLEENTGEWYLNGNYLVIFVSVGVILPLSLLKNLGYLGYTSGFSLTCMVFFVSVVIYKKFQIPCPLPILDHNAGNVTFNNTLPVHTVMLPNSSESSGVNFMLDYTRQSPAGLDGNQAKGSTHGTGVEYEAQSDDRCQPKYFVFNSRTAYAIPILAFAFVCHPEVLPIYSELKDRSQRKMQTVSNVSITGMLTLYLLAALFGYLTFYGEVEDELLHAYSRACTFDAPLLAVRLAVLVAVVLTVPIVLFPIH encoded by the exons ATGGATCCCATGGAACTGCGGAATGTCAACACTGAACCTGACGAGGACAGCACCAGTGGAGAAAGTGTCCAAGATAGCTACACTGGGATGGGAAATTCAGAAAAATCAGCAATAAGCAG TCAGTTTGCTCATGAAGACGCTGAAAGTCAGAAATTCCTGACAAATGGATTTCTGGGGAAAAAGCAGCTGGCAGATTACGGGGATGAACAC CCCGGAACCACCTCCTTCGGGATGTCTTCGTTCAACCTGAGCAACGCTATCATGGGCAGCGGCATCCTGGGCCTGTCCTACGCCGTGGCCAGCACGGGGATCGTAGCTTTCGT AATCATGCTTCTGGCTATGGCAATATTATCACTTTATTCAGTCCACCTTTTATTAAAGACCGCCAAGGAAGGAG GATCtttaatttatgaaaaattaGGGGAAAAAGCATTTGGATGGCCTGGGAAAATTGGAGCTTTTATTTCCATTACAATGCAGAACATTGGAG CAATGTCAAGCTACCTCTTTATCATTAAATACGAACTACCTGAAGTAATCAGAGCATTCATGGGACTTGAAGAAAATACAGG AGAATGGTACCTCAACGGCAACTACCTCGTCATATTTGTGTCTGTTGGAGTCATTCTTCCACTGTCTCTTCTTAAAAACTTAG GTTACCTTGGTTACACCAGCGGATTTTCTCTGACCTGCATGGTGTTTTTTGTCAGTGTG GTGATTTATAAGAAATTCCAAATACCCTGCCCTCTGCCCATTCTGGATCATAATGCTGGAAATGTGACATTCAACAATACGCTTCCAGTGCACACGGTAATGTTGCCCAACAGCTCTGAGAGCAGCGGCGTGAACTTCATGCTGGATTACACCcgccagagccctgcagggctgGACGGGAACCAGGCCAAGGGCTCTACTCACGGGACTGGAGTAGAATACGAAGCTCAAAGTGATGACAGATGTCAACCCAAATACTTTGTGTTCAACTCGCGG ACGGCCTATGCAATTCCTATCCTAGCGTTTGCCTTTGTGTGCCACCCCGAGGTCCTTCCCATCTACAGCGAGCTTAAAGA TCGGTCCCAGAGGAAGATGCAAACCGTGTCGAATGTTTCCATCACTGGGATGCTGACTCTGTACCTCCTGGCCGCCCTCTTTGGTTACCTGACCTTCTATG GAGAGGTTGAAGATGAGCTGCTCCACGCCTACAGCAGGGCCTGCACGTTTGATGCCCCCCTCCTCGCAGTGCGGCTGGCTGTCCTCGTGGCCGTGGTGCTCACCGTGCCCATCGTCTTGTTCCCA ATACACTAA